Genomic segment of Engystomops pustulosus chromosome 8, aEngPut4.maternal, whole genome shotgun sequence:
CTGATTTGCTACAGTTCCTCCTCCTGGATAcaatgtatgatactgtctgacAAGTGTCGGTGTCTATTGCTGGATATTAATAATGTATCCAGTGCAATTCTACGTTCTCACCAAGCAAATCAATAGGTCAAGGAGAGGCTTGTAAGTGACGGCGGAGCAAGAGGCGTCCGCTATCTCTATGGAATATACAGAAATAACCAGATTGACAATAAGAATAACTAAGAGGACACAAAGACGTGTAGTGGGTGACCTTCTGCGCCCCCGAAATAACCGACAGCACAGAGATGGTCAATACTCACACAGAAAATCTCCACCTTGGAGCATTGTGTCAGTTTATGTCCAAAATTCTTCAATATATTTTCATAGCAGAGATCTCCTGCTACCGAGCTATAAATCTCCTACACAGACATAAAAGGTAACAGCCCACCTGCTCACCTCTAGAGGGAGCtaaggagctcactgcatacagggcTATTATTGAGTGTATTCTATAAATAGTAAAAAGATtatcaatacatatatatataccccttgtgtgcagaggtcacactaacatttttacagaagggtaataatactatttttagccgaggaggagtattacattttctgtaatacaaatatttaacccctatctgtatataatgttaacagGCGCTATTTATACACGAAAATCATCTTTACCGCACACAGCatgcactcacactcactgcacacactcactaaacatgggggcacatttactaaaggtccgtcggacgcattttccgatttgccccgggtttttggcgcacgcaatcagattgtggcctGTCGGCGGCGGCttgtatgcaacacaaatcggggggcgtggacgtcggacaacccggcaCTCTCACTCCGGGTATCTCCGGCACGCCGCTGACACGGGGCACTGTATCACGTGTCCTGCGGAGCTTCCCAAACTGCTCAGCCTATgcactacagggaataattgccaagcgtactcttacgcatggcaattatttttggaggtaattgcgcctcatcatgcgtctatgatgcGTGGTGAGGCGCTAATGTGACCTctgcttgtgtgtatatattcagtACAGACCAAATATTTCAAACACCTCAGAAATCTACATGAATAGAAAAAAGTGCTTTCACAACAGCAGCAGTTCCTCAAAAACCTACTAATAAACACCTTACATAAACCAGGGTGCTTCCAAATCAGCGTTACAAGCAGTGTCCCCCAACAAGATATGCCCCTAAAAAGAACCAGCAGTCTCATTAATGACATTAGCCACGGTGTCCACAAAATGACATCAAGGACATACTACCATAAAAGCTCCAGCaattagaatagaatagaatatttTATTATCCTCAAAGGGGGAAATTAGTTGTATCACATCGACATCTGTATAATAATAGTACATACATTACACTCACATATAATTAGTTCCCCCCTTGATGGTATTATGTGCCACAGTGTCAATAGCAGAGCCCCCAAAAACAGTGTCAACAGCAGTGCCCCCGAAGCAGCATCAACAGCAGTGCCATCCACAACATTGTCAATGGCAGTGCCAACAAGACCGTGTTTATAGGAGTGCCCCCCTTAGCAGCTTCACTAGCAGTGCCCCCCAAAACAGTGTCTACAGCAGTGCCCCTAAAACCAAACAAATTGCAGAAAGCACTGGCAGGTTGTTCCCCAATTCCTGTGCGAGCACCCCAAATGGCGTCAGAAGCCGTGCTCACAACAGCAGTGCCTCCAAACAGTGCccctaaaaacacacacaatctACTAAAACACAAGCAGCTAGTGCCCCCACATTAATATAAACTACAATGCCCCCAAAACAGTAACAGTAGTAACAAATAGCATTGCCCTCCAAGTAGCATCAGCAGCAGTGCCCCCAACATCAATAGCCACCAGTATCAGCGCCCCCAGAACAATGGCCGCACTCACAACCCCCCTAACAGATCCCAAAAAATATCATCGCCCCGGGCTATGAGGAAACTTCTCCCATTTCTGGAAAAGACTTacaagaaaacattccccaagagAATTTACTCgccttccactaggtggcgctgtggcGTTTCCTATGTGCTTTACATCTTGTTCTTTTTGTTCGCTGCCAATAAAGTTAGAGCGTGTTGTAAAGTTTTCGCCGCAAGCGTTGCTGGGAGTCGTAGTCCGTCGGCCATATTTGCTGTAGTGATTGACGTGCGGGGCTGTGAGTGAAGGCAGCCTGCTGTCCCGGAGCCGGGAAGTGTgactggagagaggaggaggggcaggaggtGAGCGACCGGGTACCAGAAACGGCGGGAGTGTTTACCTTACACGTCAGCAGGAGCGGGACCAGAaaactacatgtcccagcatgcCCCGCCGCATGCGCCGCTCACCCGGCAATCCCCTAATGTGATGTATTTTATGGAATATTCTTTATTACATATTCTGACTTTTTATTATACTAGAAGTTGTATAATAGCGCTTTTCTTTTGAAAAGGATGCGTGGTGTCATTATTCAGGGCTCAGGGCGGCAGTcacacatttccaggaggaataacagaggaattaCACAATGTAGAGATCTCATATCTAATCTCTGTGggtaaaattatactaataagtAATAACTAATATTAATAATCGCTATTCAAGAACCTTGGTACTGGTTTTAGATTTGACCTAGGAGCTTGCAATCATATACCCAGAACCGGCTCGGTCACAAAGCTGCGCCCACCCCTTCGGTAATGacaggggcttttttattgcTCCTGTGTAGGTTGCAGGTGGCTTTTTGTAGAATGACACTTATTATGAGACATAAAGACTAAATTGTGATGTTAATATACACTTAAAGGGACGTTCCTGATAAAAGTGTGTAGTGCAGAGGGGGCGGAGTTATCCCTCTGATGTTCTAAGTATCCCGGtgtcacccccccacccccacgaaCCTGACTCTATCAGAATACAGTAACACAATCTGTGACTATGTGGAAACGTCAGTCATTTGACTCATTCTGCCAtagatccttaaagggaacctgtcatcagaattcaATCCCTATAAACTACTAGCAGATCCCTCAGAAGGGGGgtgaaatgtactttctagaattccctcttttaggtGAAATCTTCTCCATTTACCAATAAAAAtgatctccaaagtcatgtgagaaTGAGCAAAtaaaagtcatatttgcctgagatgagtaaaatttagaggctgcagggggggactTCAAAAGCCCCTATCTTGAACTTTTCGAaatttttggtgtcatattaaagataagaatctcatctttcagatcgcatCAGGCTATTATTTCTGTGATCTACAGGAAGTTAAAAATAAATAGGTGGGAATTGGGTCTTTACCTGCATCTCACGTTTTGAACTATGTCCTcacctgcctgtatctccggttctgtaactcacagaaccacaagcctcgtGTGATTTgatagatgagattcttatctttaatatgacaccatgtttCTAGGTTCTATAAAACTAAAGATAGAGGAGGTGTCTGAAATGATTCTCCCACtgtagcctctaaaagtgactaatctcagccaaaatatgactcttttacatgacttttataggtaaactggtgagattttgtgtaaaagagggaattctagaaagaacatttcatcgcCCACCTGAGGGGCTGATATTTTAATGAGGTTCCCGTTACTACAAAGCATGGTCTGGAATAATGTGGAATAAAAGTGACTCGTCTTTTTTTTGTATCTCTCCATCTTTTAGGATGAATACACTGGGGATGGAGGTAAAGCCGGCTGTCGTATCCAAGCAAGCAGAGGAGGTGATCCATGGGGTGGTCACACAGGTGGTCTGCAGCGCCTTCACTGACCACATCCTGGTAGTGGTGACCCAGTACGGGAAGATAGGAACCTTAGTGTCCGTGACCCCCAACATGGTGACGGGTGACCTGGAGAGACCCACACTGACCACCAAGGTCCTCCTAGGATGTGACGAGGTGAGCAGGACCCGGCTGCATAAATATTCATACCCCTTGcaaaatgagcttgaggggtgtCATCAGATCATCCGAAAATCTGGAAAAGATGATGACCCTTTAACGTGACCTCCATGTTTCCGCAGCCCGTCGTCCACGTCTGCGCCAAGAATCTGGTGAGTTTCGTGTCCCAGGAATCCAAGAACAAGCCGGTGCTGCTGGGCCTGGCGCTGAAGGACAAGAGCGTGGACTGTGTAACGGCAGTGAAGGAGGTGATAAAGAGGTGTCAGGTCTGGTGACCCCTAGAACGACCCCGATGCTCATcccttatattattattagtctgTGGTTTACTATGATCTTGTGTTTTTTACATTAAAAGTTCAAGCTACTCATTCTGCACCTGAGTTTTCTACCTTCAGTTATGGCCTCCAGTATCTTACAGCTCCTCTCTCTATCTACCTGTACATGACGTAGGCACAGGTAGTactgcctctacctgtacatgacGTAGGCACAGGTAGTactgcctctacctgtacatgatgtaggcactggtagtactgcctctacctgtacatgatgtaggcactggtagtactgcctctacctgtacatgatgtaggcacaggtagtactgcctctacctgtacatgatGTAGGCACAAGTAGTactgcctctacctgtacatgacGTAGGCGCAGGTGGTactgcctctacctgtacatgatGTAGGCGCAGGTGGTactgcctctacctgtacatgatGTAGGCACAGGTGGTACTGCCTCTACCTGTACAGGTTGTAGGCACAAGTAGTACTGCCTCCACCTGTACATGATGTAGGCACAGGTAGTactgcctctacctgtacatgatgtaggcacaggtagtactgcctctacctgtacatgacGTAGGCACAGGTAGTactgcctctacctgtacatgacGTAGGCACAGGTAGTactgcctctacctgtacatgacGTAGGCACAGGTAGTactgcctctacctgtacatgacGTAGGCACAGGTAGTactgcctctacctgtacatgacGTAGGCACAAGTAGTACTGCCTCCACCTGCACATGATGTAGGCACAGGTGGTACTGCCTCTACCTGTACAGGTTGTAGGCACAAGTAGTACTGCCTCCACCTGTACATGATGTAGGCACAGGTAGTactgcctctacctgtacatgatgtaggcacaggtagtactgcctctacctgtacatgatGTAGGCGCAGGTGGTactgcctctacctgtacatgacGTAGGCGCAGGTAGTactgcctctacctgtacatgacGTAGGCACAGGTAGTactgcctctacctgtacatgacGTAGGCACAGGCGGTactgcctctacctgtacatgatGTAGGCACAAGTAGTACTGCCTCCACCTGCACATGATGTAGGCACAGGTGGTACTGCCTCTACCTGTACAGGTTGTAGGCACAA
This window contains:
- the PSMG3 gene encoding proteasome assembly chaperone 3 isoform X2, translated to MNTLGMEVKPAVVSKQAEEVIHGVVTQVVCSAFTDHILVVVTQYGKIGTLVSVTPNMVTGDLERPTLTTKVLLGCDEPVVHVCAKNLVSFVSQESKNKPVLLGLALKDKSVDCVTAVKEVIKRCQVW
- the PSMG3 gene encoding proteasome assembly chaperone 3 isoform X1 — encoded protein: MPRRMRRSPGNPLMMNTLGMEVKPAVVSKQAEEVIHGVVTQVVCSAFTDHILVVVTQYGKIGTLVSVTPNMVTGDLERPTLTTKVLLGCDEPVVHVCAKNLVSFVSQESKNKPVLLGLALKDKSVDCVTAVKEVIKRCQVW